The following is a genomic window from Tissierellales bacterium.
CTTCAAAATCAATATATTTATATTTCTATAAATATAAATTCATCATCACAGCATCAAAATATTCTTCATCAATTTTAAAATATTTTTCATATAATCCAATTTCCTTAAATCCAAACTTTTTATAAAGTTTTATTGCATTTAAATTATCAGACCTAACATCTAGTTGAATAACTTCTAGCTTAGCCACATCTTTTGCAAAAGAAATAAGTTCTTCCATCATTTTTGAAGCAATACCTTGGTTCCAGTATTTTTTCTTAACACTTATAGCAAGTTCTCCCCTATGAGCAACGCGGACTCTATTGCCAATTCCATGCAGTGACCCTATAGATACTACTTCATCATTAATCTTTCCTACATACATAACAGATTTACTTGATGAGTTCATCTTTTCTATTATTTCTTCTTCTCTTTCTATAGGCATATCTTTAAATTCATTTTCACCAAATAAAAGATAATCACTTTCTCCACCAATTATATTTAAATATTCAATAATATCTTCAGCATCCTCCTTTGACGCCTTATTAATTTTTAGTTTAAATAACACATTCTCACCTCATTAATAGCACTCTATTCTCATACTTTCAATTTCTTTAAGTAAGAATCTTCACTCTAGAAGCTAATTTTCATCAATATTAAACTTAACTTCTCCTTTAGCCTTTCTACCTACCAACTTTATTTTAATTATTCCTTCTTTAAGTGAAATAGTTTTTGTTTCTTCATTTTCCCTACAAGTATCGGTAGTCACAAACTACATTTATGCCTACGACATCTTTTGTAAATGGAACAGGAAACTGAGTACATTAAGTATACACTATCTATTCCATATAATATGTGAAAATCCTTCTATTAAACTTATATCTTATAAATTTAAAAGACATCCTTTACTAACAGATCTTCTTTATTTTCCATTATTGATTATCACAGACCACTATAGCCTTTCTCTTTTTACAAAAATAAAAAGCCCTATACTCTTTTTAGCACTCTAATAATAAAAGCCACGAAAATTAAAACTATAATACCTGCTAATAACCAATACTTTTCATAAAAGCGCCATATTTCATAGAAAATATATAAGGGTCGCCTAAATACTTATTTTATGTCATTACTAATATGAACCACCACCCTTATTCCCCTCTATTATCTTACACGAAAAAACCTTGAAAAGGTTACACTATTCAAGGTAAAATTTAATTAATCATTGGAAATATTTTGTTGTATCAATTAATCTTTTAAATCTCCTCATACCATCTAGGAATATATGTTTCAAACCCATTGTATACATTATTTACTTTATCAATATTCCTCATAGCAGTTTTCAATTCTTTTTCACCAAAATTTAATGACCAAGGTATACTTGCTATTAAATTTCTAGCACTATATAAGGCCATAAGTCTAAAAAAATCATCTGGAACATTATTATTAAAATATCCATGTATTTGTCCATTAGCAAAGTATGTGCTTTCACCCCAAGTAAATACAAACCTATCATATTCTTCCCAGGGGTCTCCAAAACTTGATCTATTAAAATCAATAATTCCTAAATTACCTTCAGGAGTTATTACCATATTACCTATATGATAGTCTCCATGTTGAAAAGTAATTGGGCGACCCTTTAAATATTTTTCATTATTATAAATAAATTTTATGATTTCCTGTTCATTTTGAATTTTATGACCACATTGTTTATAAGCTTCAATTACTGTATCAATTCTATTTTTATAAATCTCTGCCCAATATCCAATAGTTTCCGATGGTTTTATTCTATGTATTTTACATAATATTTTACCTGCTTGTACTCCTAATTCATACTGTCTATGCTTATTTAATGTAGGCCATATATCTAATGCATCTTCTCCTTCCAACCATGTAAATAACAAATACACTTTATTTCCATTATCACATATACCAAAATCTATTGGCATTGACATATTAATTTCTTGTTCAATTACTAGTTTTAAATTTTCAAATTCAGATTTTTTCCTTTCATAAAAACTAATATCTGATAATCTAAGAAGCAATTTATTACCTAATTTATCTACTATGAAAAACTTTTCATCCTCTGACCAGCCTTTATTAATCCTTTTTATTATTTTCCAATCCCTATAATAAGATATATCCTTTAAAGATTCTATTCTCATCATCTTTCACCTCTTTCTGCATATTATAGCATTGTTATAATATTATTTGGCATTTCTATTAGTACCTTTGTGAATATAGGGCAATATGAAAATTAAAAATATTTGATTTTACTTTATGATATACCTAGTATGATTGTTTATATAAAACTTGGCATACTAAAAAAGAGGGCCAAGAACAATAGCTCCTAGACCTCTTTACTATTACTAATTCTTTCTTGTAAAACAATCCTGTTATTGTAGTCGTTTTACATGTCCATTATATAAGTAAATTAAGGAAGACATATAGTCATTACTCAATAATAAAGGAGATCTTAACATTTAGCCTATAATTAACTATCTTATCATTTTCAACAACAGCTTGCATATCACTTACATATACGCTTTGAATATTGTCTATTGTCTTTGAAGCTTCTGAAACTGCTTCTTGCGCTGCAGCTTCCCAACCATTTGCTGATTCCGAAAGAAGTTCTATAACTTTAACAATCACCATAACCATCCTCCCATCCAATTTTATATTAGCTAGTATATATTCTCCCTATTATTGTATCCAGATTATATCTATATATTAGTTGCTAAAAGTATTAATATCTCTAGCTTTATAAAAATTTCAATTCTAAACAATCATATTTACAGTTTCATAATAAGTAAGTCTCTTATATCATTTATAAAGTTACAGGATTGTATTTTAAAATTTAAAACCTTCATGAATATATTGACAGTGGTTACCATTTAATCTGCCATTAAAAGTAAATGGAAAGTAAGGTACAATATAAATAATAATTTTTCGAGAAATAATAAAAAAGAAAAAAACAATAAAATAGACTGGCTTAAATCCTTTGCCATAGCAATAATAATTTCTTTCTTTATAAGATTTCTTATTTTTGATATTACATATGTTAAAGGCGATTCAATGAACCCAACCTTAGAGGAAGAAGATAGGTTAATATTAAAAAATATGGGACTGTTTTAGATATTGAAGAATATGATAGGGGAGATATAGTTACTTTTTCCTCACCTTTAGAAAATGATAGAAAACTCTTTATTAAACGAATTATAAGATTGCCAGAAGATAAGATATACATTATAGATAGTTAAATATATATTAATGATGAATATGTATTTGAGCCCTACATTCAAAAACACTTATTTACTCAATCAATTATTTATGGAAACAATTATGTAATGTCTGAAAACGAAATATTCGTAATTGGAGATAATAGGAGTTATGGAATAAGCTTTAACAGCGGACATTTCGGAAGTATACCCACAGAAAAAATAATAGGTAAAATAATATTTAGAATTTTTCCTTTCTCTAAAACAAGTAATTTTTAAAATAATAGTTTATTCTCTATTACTATATTATGATCTGGCTTGTAATAAGTACTATAACAATTGGGTATAAGATATTTATAATGGAGGGATTATTAATGAGCAAACTTTTTTCAAATATTAAGGTTAAAAATTTAGAGTTAAAAAATCGTATAGTAATGGCTCCAATGTGCATGGTTGCTACCGATGATGAGGGTTATGCTAAGAACTGGCATGAAATTCATTATGCTTCCAGAGCCATAGGTGGTACTGGTCTTATTATTTTAGAAGCTACAGCAGTAGAAAGTAGAGGAAGAATAAAAGATGGAGATTTAGGAATTTGGGATGATTCTCATATTGAAGGACTATCTAAAATAGTTAAAAGTTCAAAAGAACTAGGTGCGAAAGTTGGAATTCAATTAGCTCATGCCGGAAGGAAATGTGAAGTAAAGTCCGAGAAAATTATTGCCCCATCACCTATTGCTTTTGACGATAGCTATCCTACGCCAACAGAAATGACTAAAGATGATATAGAAACTGTAATAAACTCTTTTAAAGAAGGGGCTAGAAGAGCCAATAAAGCTGGATTTGATACTATAGAGATTCATGGAGCCCACGGCTATTTAATAAATGAATTTTTATCACCACTAACTAATAATAGAAAAGATGAATATGGTGGAAATCTAGAGGATAGAACTAGATTTTTAAGGGAAATAATAAGGGAAATAAAAACAGTTTGGCCTGAAGATAAACCAATAATACTAAGGGTTTCTGGTGAAGAATATGTAGAAGATGGAAACCATCCAAAAGATTTAGTAGATATTATAAATTTAGTCAAAGATGATGGAATAGATATAATAAACGTCAGTTCTGGAGCAGTAGTTCCTGCAGATATAGATACATATTCAGGATATCAAGTTCCTTTTGCAGAAATAATTAAAAAAGGAACTGATTTACCTGTTATTGCAGGTGGACTAATTACAGAAGCAGAAATGGCTGAAGAAATACTTAAAAATAATAGAGCTGATTTTATATTCTTAGGACGAGAATTACTTA
Proteins encoded in this region:
- a CDS encoding GNAT family protein, yielding MLFKLKINKASKEDAEDIIEYLNIIGGESDYLLFGENEFKDMPIEREEEIIEKMNSSSKSVMYVGKINDEVVSIGSLHGIGNRVRVAHRGELAISVKKKYWNQGIASKMMEELISFAKDVAKLEVIQLDVRSDNLNAIKLYKKFGFKEIGLYEKYFKIDEEYFDAVMMNLYL
- a CDS encoding phosphotransferase → MMRIESLKDISYYRDWKIIKRINKGWSEDEKFFIVDKLGNKLLLRLSDISFYERKKSEFENLKLVIEQEINMSMPIDFGICDNGNKVYLLFTWLEGEDALDIWPTLNKHRQYELGVQAGKILCKIHRIKPSETIGYWAEIYKNRIDTVIEAYKQCGHKIQNEQEIIKFIYNNEKYLKGRPITFQHGDYHIGNMVITPEGNLGIIDFNRSSFGDPWEEYDRFVFTWGESTYFANGQIHGYFNNNVPDDFFRLMALYSARNLIASIPWSLNFGEKELKTAMRNIDKVNNVYNGFETYIPRWYEEI
- a CDS encoding dodecin family protein, which codes for MVMVIVKVIELLSESANGWEAAAQEAVSEASKTIDNIQSVYVSDMQAVVENDKIVNYRLNVKISFIIE
- the namA gene encoding NADPH dehydrogenase NamA → MSKLFSNIKVKNLELKNRIVMAPMCMVATDDEGYAKNWHEIHYASRAIGGTGLIILEATAVESRGRIKDGDLGIWDDSHIEGLSKIVKSSKELGAKVGIQLAHAGRKCEVKSEKIIAPSPIAFDDSYPTPTEMTKDDIETVINSFKEGARRANKAGFDTIEIHGAHGYLINEFLSPLTNNRKDEYGGNLEDRTRFLREIIREIKTVWPEDKPIILRVSGEEYVEDGNHPKDLVDIINLVKDDGIDIINVSSGAVVPADIDTYSGYQVPFAEIIKKGTDLPVIAGGLITEAEMAEEILKNNRADFIFLGRELLRNPYWPLEAANKLNEDIEWPYSYKRAKI